One genomic region from Clostridium saccharobutylicum DSM 13864 encodes:
- a CDS encoding HAD family hydrolase, which translates to MDKILTFDCYGTLIDTKPIYDAIADIAKKNELDSKDALNIYVSYEDRLMYGESYIPYDKLIKQVLEYCDMELNSDVFSKSYDEIISVHKTLKPFKEVVETLKIIHKKGYRLALMSNSVHDIMDYHLDALGNVFDYVFLAEDICAYKPNLEFFKYVEEKLKLKEKEHCHIAKGYWWDIVPCSKLGWRKIWVNRNYKKGNKLHEPYQEVHTLDEVLDLQLD; encoded by the coding sequence ATGGATAAAATATTGACTTTTGATTGTTATGGAACATTGATCGATACAAAACCAATTTATGATGCAATAGCTGATATTGCAAAAAAGAATGAATTAGATTCGAAAGATGCATTAAATATTTATGTAAGCTATGAAGATAGGCTTATGTATGGCGAATCATATATTCCTTATGATAAGTTGATAAAACAAGTTCTGGAATATTGTGATATGGAATTAAACAGTGATGTTTTTAGTAAGTCTTATGATGAAATTATTTCAGTGCATAAAACATTAAAACCTTTCAAAGAAGTGGTGGAAACACTTAAAATAATACATAAAAAGGGATACAGACTTGCTCTTATGTCAAATTCAGTACATGATATTATGGATTATCACTTAGACGCATTGGGTAATGTATTTGATTATGTTTTTCTTGCAGAGGATATATGTGCATATAAGCCTAATCTCGAATTTTTTAAATATGTTGAAGAAAAATTAAAGCTAAAAGAAAAAGAACATTGCCACATTGCTAAGGGGTATTGGTGGGATATTGTTCCTTGTTCAAAATTGGGATGGCGTAAAATATGGGTAAATCGTAACTATAAAAAAGGTAATAAGCTCCACGAACCATATCAAGAGGTACATACTCTTGACGAAGTATTAGACTTACAGTTAGATTAA
- a CDS encoding DUF2238 domain-containing protein codes for MTNNKKFHLLLLIALIGLLMWSVINPKDLFTWFLEVLPALIGVAVLIYVYPKYKFSNFVYLLIFIHATILIIGGHYTYAEMPVFNWIRDTFDLSRNYYDRLGHFAQGFIPAIIAREILIRNEVINKKKYLSFIVICICLAISASYELIEFGVAKLTGDSAEAFLGTQGDIWDTQWDMLMALIGSITSLSLLSTYHDKKLNQLNNYSTRNKYNF; via the coding sequence ATGACAAATAATAAGAAATTCCACTTACTATTATTAATTGCTTTAATTGGTTTGTTGATGTGGTCAGTGATTAATCCCAAAGACTTATTTACATGGTTTTTAGAAGTTTTACCTGCACTAATAGGGGTAGCAGTATTGATATATGTATATCCTAAATACAAATTTTCGAATTTTGTATATTTACTAATTTTTATACATGCGACAATTTTAATTATTGGAGGACATTATACTTATGCTGAAATGCCTGTTTTTAATTGGATTAGAGATACTTTTGATTTAAGTAGAAATTACTATGATAGATTAGGTCATTTTGCACAAGGGTTTATTCCTGCAATCATAGCAAGAGAAATTCTTATAAGAAATGAAGTTATAAATAAAAAGAAGTACTTATCCTTTATAGTAATTTGTATATGTCTTGCAATTAGTGCTTCTTATGAGCTGATTGAATTTGGAGTTGCAAAACTTACTGGTGATAGTGCAGAAGCCTTTTTAGGAACACAGGGAGATATTTGGGATACACAATGGGACATGCTAATGGCGCTTATAGGTTCTATTACTTCCTTAAGTTTATTAAGCACTTACCATGATAAAAAACTTAATCAATTAAATAACTATTCCACAAGAAACAAATACAATTTTTGA
- a CDS encoding Rpn family recombination-promoting nuclease/putative transposase, which produces MNKTLKELNLEDDFLFAKVMSDKEICKELLEKILEIEIEKVEMVEEQKTIDLLLESKGIRLDVYVKDENNTIYNVEMQRGKHKNLPKRLRYYQGSIDLDLISKGEDYRKLAKSYIIFICTFDLFNKGRHKYTFQNVCVEDNSIMLNDEVQKIILSTKGIMKDLSQELLEFLEYVEDSTDNTVNHSKGNLIKSIHKKVQEVKNDISMEVEFMTLLERDREKIEEGREEGILLTKKVFKLLNGGYSISQIAKECNISENQVKKILE; this is translated from the coding sequence ATGAATAAAACTTTAAAAGAATTAAACCTTGAAGATGATTTTCTATTTGCAAAGGTTATGAGTGATAAAGAAATTTGCAAAGAATTATTAGAAAAGATTTTAGAAATTGAAATAGAAAAAGTAGAAATGGTTGAAGAGCAGAAAACTATAGACTTACTGCTTGAAAGCAAAGGTATTAGACTTGATGTTTATGTCAAAGATGAGAATAACACAATTTATAATGTAGAGATGCAACGTGGGAAACATAAAAATTTGCCTAAAAGACTAAGATATTATCAAGGTAGTATTGATTTAGATTTAATAAGCAAAGGTGAAGATTATAGGAAACTTGCGAAAAGTTATATAATATTTATATGCACATTTGATTTGTTTAACAAAGGACGCCATAAATATACTTTTCAAAATGTATGTGTAGAAGATAATAGTATAATGTTAAATGATGAAGTGCAAAAAATAATATTAAGTACAAAAGGAATTATGAAAGATTTAAGTCAAGAATTATTAGAGTTCCTTGAATATGTAGAAGATTCAACAGATAATACAGTGAACCATTCTAAAGGAAATCTTATTAAAAGTATACATAAAAAGGTACAAGAAGTTAAAAATGATATTTCGATGGAGGTGGAGTTTATGACTTTATTAGAAAGAGATAGAGAAAAAATTGAAGAAGGAAGAGAAGAAGGAATTCTTTTAACCAAAAAAGTATTTAAGCTGTTAAATGGAGGCTATAGTATAAGTCAAATAGCAAAAGAGTGTAATATATCGGAAAATCAAGTAAAAAAGATATTGGAATAG
- a CDS encoding MarR family winged helix-turn-helix transcriptional regulator — translation MKDKLDFPSTKFKDNAESSTGLLFIRVYNKWHSIITQELRKLGITHPQFVVLTTLNFLSQSDDNVTQVSISKMADMDVMSVSQIIKGLEKKEFIKRTSNPKDSRANSVILLAKGQEMVKTALPVVEKIDDEFFGVLQENERIFRDYLNQLD, via the coding sequence TTGAAAGATAAATTGGACTTTCCATCAACTAAATTTAAAGATAATGCAGAATCGTCAACTGGACTTCTTTTTATCCGTGTATACAACAAGTGGCATTCGATTATCACTCAAGAACTGCGTAAATTAGGGATTACTCACCCTCAATTTGTGGTACTTACAACATTAAATTTTCTTAGCCAATCAGATGATAATGTTACACAGGTAAGTATTTCGAAAATGGCTGATATGGATGTTATGTCTGTATCGCAGATTATTAAGGGATTAGAAAAAAAGGAATTCATAAAGCGAACTAGCAACCCAAAAGACAGTAGAGCAAATTCAGTTATACTATTAGCTAAAGGGCAAGAAATGGTAAAAACAGCCCTTCCTGTTGTAGAAAAAATAGATGATGAATTTTTTGGAGTTTTACAAGAAAATGAAAGAATTTTCCGTGACTATCTCAATCAATTAGATTAA
- a CDS encoding alpha/beta hydrolase yields MDNDKKVLTIVDNMRKENRIRAQKSNIIGKEIFIPTREGKTRALIYEAKNNKQLSPIFIDIHGGGFVAGLPEDDDKFCNDLSTDLDITVISIDYRLAPEFKWPKGIEDVYDVVSYIWSHSDEFKIDPNNMAIGGHSAGANIATVVCMMAKEKNEMPFKCQILDYPPLDLVTPATEKFYTEGAIPPEIATMFDKCYRFEDDAKNPYCSPVFASNEELKNLPPAIVITCEIDSLRDEAEDYAQKLIKSGVETIAKRFYGVRHGFTISMPDLLESKESYKMIACGLRKYLLS; encoded by the coding sequence ATGGATAATGATAAAAAAGTTTTGACGATTGTAGATAATATGAGAAAAGAAAATAGAATTCGAGCACAAAAATCTAATATTATTGGAAAAGAAATTTTTATTCCAACGAGAGAAGGAAAAACTCGTGCTTTAATTTACGAAGCAAAAAACAACAAGCAACTTTCACCTATATTTATTGATATTCATGGTGGAGGTTTTGTAGCAGGATTACCAGAAGATGATGATAAATTTTGCAATGATTTAAGTACTGATTTAGATATAACTGTTATTTCAATTGATTATAGACTTGCTCCTGAATTTAAATGGCCTAAGGGAATTGAAGATGTTTATGATGTTGTAAGTTATATATGGTCTCACAGTGATGAATTTAAAATTGATCCTAACAACATGGCAATTGGAGGACACAGTGCTGGAGCTAATATTGCAACAGTAGTATGTATGATGGCAAAAGAAAAAAATGAAATGCCTTTTAAGTGTCAAATTCTTGATTATCCGCCACTTGATTTAGTTACACCAGCAACAGAGAAATTCTATACAGAAGGTGCAATTCCGCCTGAAATAGCTACAATGTTTGATAAATGTTATAGATTTGAAGATGATGCTAAAAATCCATATTGTTCACCAGTGTTTGCAAGTAATGAAGAACTTAAAAATTTACCACCAGCAATAGTCATAACTTGTGAAATAGATTCTCTTAGAGATGAAGCAGAAGATTATGCACAAAAGTTAATTAAATCAGGAGTAGAAACAATTGCTAAACGTTTTTATGGAGTAAGACATGGTTTTACAATTTCTATGCCTGATTTACTAGAAAGTAAAGAATCTTATAAAATGATAGCTTGTGGATTGAGAAAATATTTGTTAAGTTAA
- a CDS encoding putative cell wall binding repeat protein, with product MKRLKLIKVIASSLVAASVLALNPIGASAEWKEDSNGWWNSEGSLWSVGWKEIDGKWYYFNSGGYMVHDTIIDGYSIGSDGSWIQDTQNKSSSLGDDKKNITINNSTFTIDELVSILKTKFNNLTVKDVEEDFLPTTRKLITIDDESITVYVYNGNEEMEKDATNLINNNGSYEKTLANGEEVVCLDWTYAPHFYKNGKIIVQYCGENKTILSDLKAILGETFVGEPKSSNEQDVREIAYNQLTSKEKKSIKGTWKDGTITKMTLQESMGNISDKSYVGKEVYSISFPMNVKFIPNEICVLVGIDSYKIIGYGYLD from the coding sequence ATGAAAAGATTAAAATTAATAAAAGTAATAGCTAGTTCATTAGTAGCAGCTTCAGTCTTGGCATTAAATCCAATAGGAGCAAGTGCAGAGTGGAAAGAAGATTCTAATGGTTGGTGGAACTCAGAAGGAAGTTTATGGTCAGTGGGTTGGAAAGAGATTGATGGAAAGTGGTATTATTTTAATTCTGGTGGATATATGGTACATGATACAATCATTGATGGGTATAGTATAGGTTCTGATGGTTCATGGATTCAAGATACGCAAAATAAATCATCAAGCTTAGGGGATGATAAAAAAAACATAACTATTAATAATAGCACTTTTACCATTGACGAATTAGTTAGTATTCTTAAAACAAAGTTTAATAATTTAACAGTGAAAGATGTAGAAGAAGATTTTTTACCAACTACAAGAAAATTAATTACTATTGATGATGAAAGCATAACAGTATATGTATATAATGGCAACGAAGAAATGGAGAAAGATGCAACAAATCTTATTAATAATAATGGTTCATATGAAAAGACCTTGGCAAATGGGGAAGAAGTAGTATGTCTTGACTGGACTTATGCGCCTCATTTTTATAAAAATGGAAAAATAATAGTTCAGTATTGTGGTGAAAATAAAACAATACTTTCTGATTTAAAGGCTATTTTGGGAGAAACATTTGTGGGAGAGCCAAAAAGTAGTAATGAACAAGATGTTAGAGAAATCGCATATAATCAACTAACTTCAAAAGAGAAAAAAAGTATAAAAGGAACTTGGAAAGATGGTACAATTACTAAAATGACTTTACAAGAAAGCATGGGGAATATTAGTGATAAGTCTTATGTTGGAAAAGAAGTATATAGTATTAGTTTTCCAATGAACGTTAAATTCATACCAAATGAGATATGTGTGCTTGTTGGAATAGATAGCTATAAAATAATAGGATATGGGTATTTAGATTAA
- a CDS encoding SDR family NAD(P)-dependent oxidoreductase, which yields MKKRVLITGGNKGIGLECTRLFLENNYKVIVVARDYKNFEFNNNDDVDKIEYDVSNIKGIADLVNKIGCVDILVNNAGIMNSIPYDNYPVEKMNKIMDINLYAPIEFIKEVSKSMVEAGSGRIVNTASIAGQIGHPDIWYGVSKAGIINATKSFAKLLGSKGIIINAVAPGPVETEMMNVIPEQRKKDIKSSVYLDRFARAEEVAKTIYWLATDSPEYINGTCIDINNGAFPR from the coding sequence ATGAAAAAGAGAGTATTGATAACAGGTGGAAATAAAGGTATTGGATTAGAGTGCACACGTTTATTTCTAGAGAATAATTACAAGGTTATTGTAGTAGCAAGAGATTATAAGAATTTTGAATTTAATAATAATGATGATGTAGATAAGATAGAGTATGATGTGTCTAATATAAAAGGAATAGCTGATTTGGTAAACAAAATTGGATGTGTAGATATATTAGTTAATAATGCAGGAATAATGAATTCTATTCCTTATGATAATTATCCAGTAGAAAAGATGAACAAGATAATGGATATAAATCTGTATGCTCCTATAGAATTTATAAAGGAAGTATCAAAATCAATGGTTGAAGCTGGTAGTGGAAGAATTGTAAATACAGCATCAATTGCAGGACAAATTGGACATCCAGACATATGGTATGGAGTATCAAAAGCAGGAATAATTAATGCAACTAAAAGTTTTGCCAAATTATTAGGTTCAAAAGGAATTATAATAAATGCAGTAGCACCAGGACCTGTGGAAACAGAAATGATGAATGTAATTCCAGAACAAAGAAAAAAAGATATAAAAAGCAGTGTATATTTAGATAGATTTGCAAGAGCAGAAGAAGTTGCAAAAACAATATACTGGTTAGCAACAGACTCTCCAGAATATATTAATGGAACTTGCATTGATATAAATAATGGTGCATTTCCAAGATAG
- a CDS encoding beta-ketoacyl-ACP synthase III, whose protein sequence is MGIQIISTGSCLPELVVTNDDLSKFLDTNDEWISTRTGIKQRHIATNETTTTLGAKAAKIALENSGLSSDDINLVICATCTPDACAPTVAANIKKELGIESAPAFDMNTNCSSFVYAVTVAESLMKNCNYKNAIVVGVDVNSQILDWEDRATAVLFGDGAGAVVLSNTQNRGILASYLNCVTDSDNSLVCNNKIEPTPFFKANDERNTKVTMTGKSVMRFGTRAFIKAVNAVLEKAGISVDDIKLLVPHQANLRIIKAAANKMNIDENKIYVNIDKVSNTQAGTIPIALHEALNNNILNRGDIVLFVAFGAGLSSGAVLLEW, encoded by the coding sequence ATGGGAATACAAATTATTTCAACAGGTAGTTGTTTACCAGAATTAGTGGTGACAAATGATGATTTATCAAAGTTTTTAGATACTAACGATGAGTGGATCAGCACTCGTACTGGAATTAAGCAGAGGCATATTGCTACAAATGAAACAACTACAACTTTAGGTGCAAAAGCGGCTAAAATTGCACTTGAAAATAGCGGCTTATCAAGTGACGACATTAATTTAGTTATATGTGCTACTTGCACACCAGATGCATGTGCACCAACTGTAGCAGCAAATATAAAAAAAGAATTAGGTATAGAAAGTGCACCTGCATTTGATATGAATACTAATTGTTCAAGTTTTGTATATGCAGTTACCGTTGCAGAAAGCTTAATGAAAAACTGCAATTATAAAAATGCAATTGTAGTTGGTGTTGATGTAAACAGCCAGATTTTAGATTGGGAAGATAGGGCTACTGCTGTGCTTTTTGGAGATGGAGCAGGAGCTGTAGTATTATCAAATACTCAAAACAGAGGAATTCTTGCTTCTTATTTAAATTGTGTTACAGATTCTGATAATTCTCTTGTTTGTAATAATAAAATAGAGCCAACTCCATTCTTTAAAGCAAATGATGAAAGAAATACAAAAGTAACAATGACTGGTAAAAGTGTAATGAGATTTGGAACAAGAGCATTTATAAAAGCGGTAAATGCAGTATTGGAAAAGGCGGGAATTTCAGTAGATGATATTAAACTGCTAGTTCCACATCAAGCAAATTTAAGAATCATAAAAGCAGCCGCTAACAAAATGAATATAGATGAAAATAAGATATATGTTAATATAGATAAAGTGTCCAATACACAGGCTGGAACTATACCAATTGCATTACACGAAGCCTTAAATAATAATATACTAAATAGAGGAGATATTGTTTTATTTGTAGCATTTGGTGCAGGACTTTCATCTGGTGCAGTACTACTTGAGTGGTAA